Proteins encoded together in one Triticum dicoccoides isolate Atlit2015 ecotype Zavitan chromosome 7B, WEW_v2.0, whole genome shotgun sequence window:
- the LOC119336591 gene encoding probable serine/threonine-protein kinase SIS8 isoform X2, with amino-acid sequence MKNFLRKLHIGDSAGDGASSPAPPLPSSKKGGGGGGGAGGHHASSGISSWLSSVAGRPHPPPPPLPAAAAVAETEAEELALASSIGERQAAEEETARRDERKEDRKREIEKQEKREDELEEYHMQLALEMSAREDPEAMQIEVAKQISLGSCPLQSSAAEVVAFRYWSFSALSYDDKVLDGFYDIWATGGKPALRTIPSLMELHQQPFSLGAKTEAVLVNRAQDSELVDLGQKALIMAVDFRSQTSHSVGRVLIQRLAVLVANHMGGPVVDPENVLLKYQNMSSSLRASIRSSVMPLGRLTIGLARHRALLFKVLADNLDVPCRLVKGRQYTGSDDGALNIVKLNDGREYIVDLMSDPGTLIASDGADLGREFEESSFADNHQGDKDEGNTQLGSSVSEPSSSVCGSFENESKGSTPTNVVDPYCVTTSQTRNQGSLQSSSLGELSAGSHASESLPIIKESRNADHTLAVKNKEKPTAANKSSSSSPSSSEVGSAPAVRRTKVKDVSEYMISAAKDNPQLAEKIHAVLLENGVVPPPDLFSEESREQPKDLIVYDTSLFQTKGEMIKRMNELESTSHDESDHGPSLPPHPGYEHQTKAVHYRPKPVQGMGIYHPSNFHDNSNPSLPLYESSALAREYPFQLIKQMPVTAAAVATAAVVASSMVVAAAKSNSDIKLDVPVAAAATAAAVVATSAAVKQYEYMDPGCQLISLPSSSEANGPVHRVRPDCWDKDQLEIDHGQENALEQGNALVEVPQEAERISDKSIGTESVRSDVTMDDVAEFEIQWEEIVLGERVGLGSFGEVYRGEWHGTEVAVKKFLQQDISSDILEELKAEVRIMKRLRHPNVVLFMGAVTRIPNLSILTEFLPRGSLFRLIRRPNNQLDERKRIRMALDVARGMNYLHNCTPVVVHRDLKSPNLLVDKNWVVKAEWMAPEVLRNEPSDEKCDVFSYGVILWELCTLLQPWEGMNPMQVVGAVGFQERRLDIPAEVDPAIAEIIERCWQTDPKTRPSFSEIMAALKRVLKKLSANQPRRQRVQETDD; translated from the exons ATGAAGAACTTCCTCAGGAAGCTCCACATCGGCGACTCCGCCGGCGACGGCGCCTCGTCGCCCGCGCCTCCCCTCCCGTCCTCCaaaaagggcggcggcggcggcggcggagccgggGGCCACCACGCGTCCTCTGGAATCTCGAGCTGGCTCAGCTCCGTGGCCGGGcgcccgcacccgccgccgccgcccttgccggcggctgcggcggtggcggagacggaggcggaggagcTGGCGCTGGCGTCGTCGATTGGGGAgaggcaggcggcggaggaggagacgGCGAGGAGGGATGAGCGGAAGGAGGACAGGAAGAGGGAGATTGAGAAGCAGGAGAAGCGGGAGGATGAGCTGGAGGAGTACCACATGCAGCTGGCGCTGGAGATGAGCGCGCGGGAGGACCCCGAGGCGATGCAGATCGAGGTGGCCAAGCAGATCAGCCTCGGCTCCTGCCCGCTCCAGAGCTCCGCTGCCGAGGTCGTCGCCTTCCGCTACTGG AGTTTCAGTGCCCTTAGCTATGACGACAAAGTATTGGATGGTTTCTATGACATTTGGGCCACTGGGGGCAAGCCCGCACTGCGAACCATACCCTCTCTGATGGAGCTGCATCAGCAACCCTTTTCTCTTGGAGCTAAAACAGAAGCTGTGTTGGTTAACAGAGCACAAGACTCCGAACTTGTAGACCTTGGGCAGAAGGCACTCATCATGGCCGTTGACTTCCGCTCTCAAACTTCACATTCTGTTGGCCGTGTTTTAATTCAGAGGCTAGCTGTTTTAGTGGCAAACCACATGGGTGGGCCAGTTGTTGATCCAGAAAACGTGCTGTTGAAGTACCAGAATATGAGTAGTTCTCTGAGAGCTAGTATTAGAAGCTCCGTCATGCCTCTTGGCCGCCTCACAATTGGCCTGGCTCGTCACCGTGCGCTGCTTTTTAAG GTGTTGGCCGACAACCTTGATGTTCCTTGTCGACTAGTCAAAGGAAGGCAGTATACTGGATCAGACGATGGAGCCTTGAACATTGTGAAATTGAATGATGGAAG GGAGTACATTGTCGATCTCATGTCAGATCCTGGTACTCTTATTGCTTCAGACGGTGCAGACTTGGGTAGAGAATTTGAAGAAAGTTCCTTTGCAGATAACCACCAAGGTGACAAAGATGAGGGCAACACTCAGTTGGGATCTTCTGTTAGTGAACCTTCAAGTTCTGTGTGTGGTTCTTTCGAAAACGAGTCAAAAGGATCCACACCTACCAATGTTGTGGATCCGTATTGTGTAACAACTAGCCAGACTCGTAACCAAGGATCTTTGCAATCAAGTTCATTGGGGGAACTATCAGCTGGCTCACATGCTAGTGAAAGTTTGCCTATTATCAAGGAATCTAGAAATGCAGACCATACCTTGGCTGTGAAGAACAAAGAAAAGCCGACTGCAGCAAATAAGTCATCGTCAAGTTCACCTTCGTCTTCTGAGGTGGGTAGCGCTCCAGCTGTAAGGAGGACGAAGGTGAAAGATGTCTCAGAGTATATGATTAGTGCTGCAAAAGATAACCCCCAGTTAGCTGAGAAGATCCATGCTGTATTACTAGAAAATGGAGTTGTGCCACCACCTGATTTGTTTTCAGAAGAATCTAGGGAACAACCAAAAGATCTAATTGTGTACGACACATCTCTGTTTCAAACGAAAGGTGAAATGATAAAGCGGATGAATGAGCTTGAATCCACATCACATGATGAAAGTGATCATGGTCCTTCGTTGCCGCCTCATCCTGGATATGAACACCAAACAAAGGCTGTTCATTATCGGCCTAAACCTGTCCAAGGAATGGGTATTTATCACCCCTCAAATTTCCATGATAACAGTAATCCATCTTTACCTCTGTATGAATCATCTGCACTTGCCCGGGAATACCCATTTCAACTTATAAAGCAAATGCCTGTTACAGCTGCTGCAGTTGCAACTGCTGCAGTGGTTGCATCTTCAATGGTTGTTGCTGCAGCTAAATCTAACAGTGATATTAAACTGGATGTgcctgttgctgctgctgccactgctgctgctgttgttgctacATCCGCTGCTGTTAAACAATATGAATACATGGATCCGGGTTGTCAATTGATTAGCTTGCCTAGTTCTTCAGAGGCAAATGGACCAGTCCATAGAGTTCGACCTGACTGCTGGGATAAAGACCAGCTGGAAATTGATCATGGACAAGAAAATGCTCTCGAGCAAGGAAATGCTTTGGTTGAAGTGCCTCAGGAAGCTGAACGGATCTCTGACAAGTCAATCGGCACAGAGAGTGTAAGATCTGATGTAACTATGGACGATGTCGCAGAGTTTGAGATCCAATGGGAAGAAATTGTTCTAGGAGAACGTGTTGGGCTAG GATCTTTTGGAGAAGTGTACAGAGGGGAATGGCATGGAACA GAAGTTGCAGTCAAGAAATTCTTGCAACAGGATATTTCAAGTGATATACTGGAAGAATTAAAAGCTGAG GTGCGAATTATGAAGAGACTGCGGCATCCAAATGTTGTTCTTTTTATGGGTGCTGTCACTCGTATACCCAACCTTTCTATCTTGACTGAATTTCTTCCGAG AGGTAGTTTGTTCCGGTTGATCCGTCGCCCCAACAACCAGTTGGATGAAAGAAAACGTATAAGGATGGCACTTGATGTG GCCCGTGGAATGAATTATTTGCACAATTGTACCCCTGTTGTAGTTCATCGAGATTTGAAGTCACCGAATCTACTTGTTGACAAGAATTGGGTTGTGAAG GCGGAATGGATGGCACCAGAAGTGCTTCGAAATGAACCGTCGGATGAGAA ATGTGATGTTTTCAGCTATGGGGTTATATTATGGGAACTTTGTACCTTGTTACAGCCATGGGAAGGTATGAATCCCATGCAAGTGGTTGGAGCTGTTGGTTTTCAGGAACGACGCCTTGATATTCCAGCCGAGGTGGATCCTGCCATAGCAGAGATAATAGAGAGATGCTGGCAGAC AGACCCAAAGACGCGTCCATCATTTTCAGAGATTATGGCTGCCTTAAAACGAGTATTGAAAAAATTGTCTGCCAACCAACCACGAAGACAGCGAGTACAGGAAACAGATGACTAA
- the LOC119336591 gene encoding probable serine/threonine-protein kinase SIS8 isoform X1, which produces MKNFLRKLHIGDSAGDGASSPAPPLPSSKKGGGGGGGAGGHHASSGISSWLSSVAGRPHPPPPPLPAAAAVAETEAEELALASSIGERQAAEEETARRDERKEDRKREIEKQEKREDELEEYHMQLALEMSAREDPEAMQIEVAKQISLGSCPLQSSAAEVVAFRYWSFSALSYDDKVLDGFYDIWATGGKPALRTIPSLMELHQQPFSLGAKTEAVLVNRAQDSELVDLGQKALIMAVDFRSQTSHSVGRVLIQRLAVLVANHMGGPVVDPENVLLKYQNMSSSLRASIRSSVMPLGRLTIGLARHRALLFKVLADNLDVPCRLVKGRQYTGSDDGALNIVKLNDGREYIVDLMSDPGTLIASDGADLGREFEESSFADNHQGDKDEGNTQLGSSVSEPSSSVCGSFENESKGSTPTNVVDPYCVTTSQTRNQGSLQSSSLGELSAGSHASESLPIIKESRNADHTLAVKNKEKPTAANKSSSSSPSSSEVGSAPAVRRTKVKDVSEYMISAAKDNPQLAEKIHAVLLENGVVPPPDLFSEESREQPKDLIVYDTSLFQTKGEMIKRMNELESTSHDESDHGPSLPPHPGYEHQTKAVHYRPKPVQGMGIYHPSNFHDNSNPSLPLYESSALAREYPFQLIKQMPVTAAAVATAAVVASSMVVAAAKSNSDIKLDVPVAAAATAAAVVATSAAVKQYEYMDPGCQLISLPSSSEANGPVHRVRPDCWDKDQLEIDHGQENALEQGNALVEVPQEAERISDKSIGTESVRSDVTMDDVAEFEIQWEEIVLGERVGLGSFGEVYRGEWHGTEVAVKKFLQQDISSDILEELKAEVRIMKRLRHPNVVLFMGAVTRIPNLSILTEFLPRGSLFRLIRRPNNQLDERKRIRMALDVARGMNYLHNCTPVVVHRDLKSPNLLVDKNWVVKVCDFGLSRIKHNTFLSSRSTAGTAEWMAPEVLRNEPSDEKCDVFSYGVILWELCTLLQPWEGMNPMQVVGAVGFQERRLDIPAEVDPAIAEIIERCWQTDPKTRPSFSEIMAALKRVLKKLSANQPRRQRVQETDD; this is translated from the exons ATGAAGAACTTCCTCAGGAAGCTCCACATCGGCGACTCCGCCGGCGACGGCGCCTCGTCGCCCGCGCCTCCCCTCCCGTCCTCCaaaaagggcggcggcggcggcggcggagccgggGGCCACCACGCGTCCTCTGGAATCTCGAGCTGGCTCAGCTCCGTGGCCGGGcgcccgcacccgccgccgccgcccttgccggcggctgcggcggtggcggagacggaggcggaggagcTGGCGCTGGCGTCGTCGATTGGGGAgaggcaggcggcggaggaggagacgGCGAGGAGGGATGAGCGGAAGGAGGACAGGAAGAGGGAGATTGAGAAGCAGGAGAAGCGGGAGGATGAGCTGGAGGAGTACCACATGCAGCTGGCGCTGGAGATGAGCGCGCGGGAGGACCCCGAGGCGATGCAGATCGAGGTGGCCAAGCAGATCAGCCTCGGCTCCTGCCCGCTCCAGAGCTCCGCTGCCGAGGTCGTCGCCTTCCGCTACTGG AGTTTCAGTGCCCTTAGCTATGACGACAAAGTATTGGATGGTTTCTATGACATTTGGGCCACTGGGGGCAAGCCCGCACTGCGAACCATACCCTCTCTGATGGAGCTGCATCAGCAACCCTTTTCTCTTGGAGCTAAAACAGAAGCTGTGTTGGTTAACAGAGCACAAGACTCCGAACTTGTAGACCTTGGGCAGAAGGCACTCATCATGGCCGTTGACTTCCGCTCTCAAACTTCACATTCTGTTGGCCGTGTTTTAATTCAGAGGCTAGCTGTTTTAGTGGCAAACCACATGGGTGGGCCAGTTGTTGATCCAGAAAACGTGCTGTTGAAGTACCAGAATATGAGTAGTTCTCTGAGAGCTAGTATTAGAAGCTCCGTCATGCCTCTTGGCCGCCTCACAATTGGCCTGGCTCGTCACCGTGCGCTGCTTTTTAAG GTGTTGGCCGACAACCTTGATGTTCCTTGTCGACTAGTCAAAGGAAGGCAGTATACTGGATCAGACGATGGAGCCTTGAACATTGTGAAATTGAATGATGGAAG GGAGTACATTGTCGATCTCATGTCAGATCCTGGTACTCTTATTGCTTCAGACGGTGCAGACTTGGGTAGAGAATTTGAAGAAAGTTCCTTTGCAGATAACCACCAAGGTGACAAAGATGAGGGCAACACTCAGTTGGGATCTTCTGTTAGTGAACCTTCAAGTTCTGTGTGTGGTTCTTTCGAAAACGAGTCAAAAGGATCCACACCTACCAATGTTGTGGATCCGTATTGTGTAACAACTAGCCAGACTCGTAACCAAGGATCTTTGCAATCAAGTTCATTGGGGGAACTATCAGCTGGCTCACATGCTAGTGAAAGTTTGCCTATTATCAAGGAATCTAGAAATGCAGACCATACCTTGGCTGTGAAGAACAAAGAAAAGCCGACTGCAGCAAATAAGTCATCGTCAAGTTCACCTTCGTCTTCTGAGGTGGGTAGCGCTCCAGCTGTAAGGAGGACGAAGGTGAAAGATGTCTCAGAGTATATGATTAGTGCTGCAAAAGATAACCCCCAGTTAGCTGAGAAGATCCATGCTGTATTACTAGAAAATGGAGTTGTGCCACCACCTGATTTGTTTTCAGAAGAATCTAGGGAACAACCAAAAGATCTAATTGTGTACGACACATCTCTGTTTCAAACGAAAGGTGAAATGATAAAGCGGATGAATGAGCTTGAATCCACATCACATGATGAAAGTGATCATGGTCCTTCGTTGCCGCCTCATCCTGGATATGAACACCAAACAAAGGCTGTTCATTATCGGCCTAAACCTGTCCAAGGAATGGGTATTTATCACCCCTCAAATTTCCATGATAACAGTAATCCATCTTTACCTCTGTATGAATCATCTGCACTTGCCCGGGAATACCCATTTCAACTTATAAAGCAAATGCCTGTTACAGCTGCTGCAGTTGCAACTGCTGCAGTGGTTGCATCTTCAATGGTTGTTGCTGCAGCTAAATCTAACAGTGATATTAAACTGGATGTgcctgttgctgctgctgccactgctgctgctgttgttgctacATCCGCTGCTGTTAAACAATATGAATACATGGATCCGGGTTGTCAATTGATTAGCTTGCCTAGTTCTTCAGAGGCAAATGGACCAGTCCATAGAGTTCGACCTGACTGCTGGGATAAAGACCAGCTGGAAATTGATCATGGACAAGAAAATGCTCTCGAGCAAGGAAATGCTTTGGTTGAAGTGCCTCAGGAAGCTGAACGGATCTCTGACAAGTCAATCGGCACAGAGAGTGTAAGATCTGATGTAACTATGGACGATGTCGCAGAGTTTGAGATCCAATGGGAAGAAATTGTTCTAGGAGAACGTGTTGGGCTAG GATCTTTTGGAGAAGTGTACAGAGGGGAATGGCATGGAACA GAAGTTGCAGTCAAGAAATTCTTGCAACAGGATATTTCAAGTGATATACTGGAAGAATTAAAAGCTGAG GTGCGAATTATGAAGAGACTGCGGCATCCAAATGTTGTTCTTTTTATGGGTGCTGTCACTCGTATACCCAACCTTTCTATCTTGACTGAATTTCTTCCGAG AGGTAGTTTGTTCCGGTTGATCCGTCGCCCCAACAACCAGTTGGATGAAAGAAAACGTATAAGGATGGCACTTGATGTG GCCCGTGGAATGAATTATTTGCACAATTGTACCCCTGTTGTAGTTCATCGAGATTTGAAGTCACCGAATCTACTTGTTGACAAGAATTGGGTTGTGAAG GTTTGTGATTTTGGTTTATCACGTATAAAGCACAATACCTTTCTTTCCTCAAGATCCACGGCTGGAACA GCGGAATGGATGGCACCAGAAGTGCTTCGAAATGAACCGTCGGATGAGAA ATGTGATGTTTTCAGCTATGGGGTTATATTATGGGAACTTTGTACCTTGTTACAGCCATGGGAAGGTATGAATCCCATGCAAGTGGTTGGAGCTGTTGGTTTTCAGGAACGACGCCTTGATATTCCAGCCGAGGTGGATCCTGCCATAGCAGAGATAATAGAGAGATGCTGGCAGAC AGACCCAAAGACGCGTCCATCATTTTCAGAGATTATGGCTGCCTTAAAACGAGTATTGAAAAAATTGTCTGCCAACCAACCACGAAGACAGCGAGTACAGGAAACAGATGACTAA
- the LOC119336591 gene encoding probable serine/threonine-protein kinase SIS8 isoform X3 — MKNFLRKLHIGDSAGDGASSPAPPLPSSKKGGGGGGGAGGHHASSGISSWLSSVAGRPHPPPPPLPAAAAVAETEAEELALASSIGERQAAEEETARRDERKEDRKREIEKQEKREDELEEYHMQLALEMSAREDPEAMQIEVAKQISLGSCPLQSSAAEVVAFRYWSFSALSYDDKVLDGFYDIWATGGKPALRTIPSLMELHQQPFSLGAKTEAVLVNRAQDSELVDLGQKALIMAVDFRSQTSHSVGRVLIQRLAVLVANHMGGPVVDPENVLLKYQNMSSSLRASIRSSVMPLGRLTIGLARHRALLFKVLADNLDVPCRLVKGRQYTGSDDGALNIVKLNDGREYIVDLMSDPGTLIASDGADLGREFEESSFADNHQGDKDEGNTQLGSSVSEPSSSVCGSFENESKGSTPTNVVDPYCVTTSQTRNQGSLQSSSLGELSAGSHASESLPIIKESRNADHTLAVKNKEKPTAANKSSSSSPSSSEVGSAPAVRRTKVKDVSEYMISAAKDNPQLAEKIHAVLLENGVVPPPDLFSEESREQPKDLIVYDTSLFQTKGEMIKRMNELESTSHDESDHGPSLPPHPGYEHQTKAVHYRPKPVQGMGIYHPSNFHDNSNPSLPLYESSALAREYPFQLIKQMPVTAAAVATAAVVASSMVVAAAKSNSDIKLDVPVAAAATAAAVVATSAAVKQYEYMDPGCQLISLPSSSEANGPVHRVRPDCWDKDQLEIDHGQENALEQGNALVEVPQEAERISDKSIGTESVRSDVTMDDVAEFEIQWEEIVLGERVGLGSFGEVYRGEWHGTLDDGPIYHIVLHYDSAQRVGQQLSSNRLASRSATVGVTVGA; from the exons ATGAAGAACTTCCTCAGGAAGCTCCACATCGGCGACTCCGCCGGCGACGGCGCCTCGTCGCCCGCGCCTCCCCTCCCGTCCTCCaaaaagggcggcggcggcggcggcggagccgggGGCCACCACGCGTCCTCTGGAATCTCGAGCTGGCTCAGCTCCGTGGCCGGGcgcccgcacccgccgccgccgcccttgccggcggctgcggcggtggcggagacggaggcggaggagcTGGCGCTGGCGTCGTCGATTGGGGAgaggcaggcggcggaggaggagacgGCGAGGAGGGATGAGCGGAAGGAGGACAGGAAGAGGGAGATTGAGAAGCAGGAGAAGCGGGAGGATGAGCTGGAGGAGTACCACATGCAGCTGGCGCTGGAGATGAGCGCGCGGGAGGACCCCGAGGCGATGCAGATCGAGGTGGCCAAGCAGATCAGCCTCGGCTCCTGCCCGCTCCAGAGCTCCGCTGCCGAGGTCGTCGCCTTCCGCTACTGG AGTTTCAGTGCCCTTAGCTATGACGACAAAGTATTGGATGGTTTCTATGACATTTGGGCCACTGGGGGCAAGCCCGCACTGCGAACCATACCCTCTCTGATGGAGCTGCATCAGCAACCCTTTTCTCTTGGAGCTAAAACAGAAGCTGTGTTGGTTAACAGAGCACAAGACTCCGAACTTGTAGACCTTGGGCAGAAGGCACTCATCATGGCCGTTGACTTCCGCTCTCAAACTTCACATTCTGTTGGCCGTGTTTTAATTCAGAGGCTAGCTGTTTTAGTGGCAAACCACATGGGTGGGCCAGTTGTTGATCCAGAAAACGTGCTGTTGAAGTACCAGAATATGAGTAGTTCTCTGAGAGCTAGTATTAGAAGCTCCGTCATGCCTCTTGGCCGCCTCACAATTGGCCTGGCTCGTCACCGTGCGCTGCTTTTTAAG GTGTTGGCCGACAACCTTGATGTTCCTTGTCGACTAGTCAAAGGAAGGCAGTATACTGGATCAGACGATGGAGCCTTGAACATTGTGAAATTGAATGATGGAAG GGAGTACATTGTCGATCTCATGTCAGATCCTGGTACTCTTATTGCTTCAGACGGTGCAGACTTGGGTAGAGAATTTGAAGAAAGTTCCTTTGCAGATAACCACCAAGGTGACAAAGATGAGGGCAACACTCAGTTGGGATCTTCTGTTAGTGAACCTTCAAGTTCTGTGTGTGGTTCTTTCGAAAACGAGTCAAAAGGATCCACACCTACCAATGTTGTGGATCCGTATTGTGTAACAACTAGCCAGACTCGTAACCAAGGATCTTTGCAATCAAGTTCATTGGGGGAACTATCAGCTGGCTCACATGCTAGTGAAAGTTTGCCTATTATCAAGGAATCTAGAAATGCAGACCATACCTTGGCTGTGAAGAACAAAGAAAAGCCGACTGCAGCAAATAAGTCATCGTCAAGTTCACCTTCGTCTTCTGAGGTGGGTAGCGCTCCAGCTGTAAGGAGGACGAAGGTGAAAGATGTCTCAGAGTATATGATTAGTGCTGCAAAAGATAACCCCCAGTTAGCTGAGAAGATCCATGCTGTATTACTAGAAAATGGAGTTGTGCCACCACCTGATTTGTTTTCAGAAGAATCTAGGGAACAACCAAAAGATCTAATTGTGTACGACACATCTCTGTTTCAAACGAAAGGTGAAATGATAAAGCGGATGAATGAGCTTGAATCCACATCACATGATGAAAGTGATCATGGTCCTTCGTTGCCGCCTCATCCTGGATATGAACACCAAACAAAGGCTGTTCATTATCGGCCTAAACCTGTCCAAGGAATGGGTATTTATCACCCCTCAAATTTCCATGATAACAGTAATCCATCTTTACCTCTGTATGAATCATCTGCACTTGCCCGGGAATACCCATTTCAACTTATAAAGCAAATGCCTGTTACAGCTGCTGCAGTTGCAACTGCTGCAGTGGTTGCATCTTCAATGGTTGTTGCTGCAGCTAAATCTAACAGTGATATTAAACTGGATGTgcctgttgctgctgctgccactgctgctgctgttgttgctacATCCGCTGCTGTTAAACAATATGAATACATGGATCCGGGTTGTCAATTGATTAGCTTGCCTAGTTCTTCAGAGGCAAATGGACCAGTCCATAGAGTTCGACCTGACTGCTGGGATAAAGACCAGCTGGAAATTGATCATGGACAAGAAAATGCTCTCGAGCAAGGAAATGCTTTGGTTGAAGTGCCTCAGGAAGCTGAACGGATCTCTGACAAGTCAATCGGCACAGAGAGTGTAAGATCTGATGTAACTATGGACGATGTCGCAGAGTTTGAGATCCAATGGGAAGAAATTGTTCTAGGAGAACGTGTTGGGCTAG GATCTTTTGGAGAAGTGTACAGAGGGGAATGGCATGGAACA TTGGATGATGGACCTATCTACCACATTGTGCTTCACTATGATAGTGCCCAAAGAGTCGGACAGCAACTGTCTTCGAACCGCTTGGCTTCGCGCTCGGCCACTGTTGGTGTTACTGTGGGAGCATGA